One Glycine max cultivar Williams 82 chromosome 1, Glycine_max_v4.0, whole genome shotgun sequence genomic window, CCTATGATTCGTAAGGATCTAATAACGTGCAATTCGCGAATGTAATTGGATGCACATTGCATTTTGGGGCAAAGCGGTTTAGTGAAGAATGCTATGGGATGTCCTTGTTGCATCAGTACTGCTACCATAGTGATAACTCATGCATCAGTTTCCAAGACAAATGGTAAGAAAAAATCCGAAAGAGCCAACAGAAAAGCTTCAGTCATCGCTTGTTTGAGGCGATCGAAGGCTAGCTAAGAACTTGACGTCCAGACAAAATCATCCTTCCACAAAAGAGAAGTGAGTTGAGAAGCAATAGAAGCGTATCTCTTAACAAGTTTGTGATAGAAGCTGGTGAAACCAAGGAATCCACGTATGTCCTTCTGGGTGGAGGGAACAGGCCAATCTACAATAGCCTTGATCTTGGATTGTTCGGGTTCAACTCCTTTGCCGGAAATGATGTGCCCCAAGTACATTCATGGATTGTAATAACAGAATTCTAAAATGGTTGTAACTAACTCCAGGAACAATCCTATGACAGTTGCGCATAGTAATCCAAATACAAAAGATGTTTATTGCTCATAGTCATACAGATACACAAGATGTTTAATGATCCTTATGGGCCTTCCAACATGGGCCTCAAGTATGTTTTCATTCATGTTTCTACCATTCAAGCTCTGTTTGATCATTCTATTTCTTGCAATAACTCttgaaaatcacttttttttttctgagttaAAATTGTGCAAAGGCATATCCTATGCAGCAGGCTCTATAAACATGAATTTTTGAAGGACTTCTTATCAACTGGGCAACATGGGAAAAATCCTATGGCAAGCAAAGGATATCCACTTCATGGTCTTCAAACAAAACTTATTGAGAAGGCACAGGGTCTTTTTAATATGGTCCATTAGCATACTCCTATTTTTAATTATCCTATGTAGTTGATACTTCACCGCGTATGTAGTCACTTTAGTTTTTTCTTGAGAGCCTTGATATCTGACAACAATCCAACCTCTAGCAGTATAAACACCACCATTGCTAAGAGCCAGCTTccaacaaaatatttgttttctttcaactGTAAGAAGTAAGTAAGTTGCACAAATTATTCTAGATGAAAGTGGGCAAGGTCTCTCTAGTTTGTGTTTCTCAACTAActcctatttttataattttttgtgtagTGGAACATTCAGGAAAATGTGCCCTGAGTGTGTGAAGAAGAACACCCAATAACAGCTTCTTGAGAAGGCTTCTTTAGAGTTCAAGGCCAatcttgaaaaagaaattagaatCCACAAGAGAAGACATGAGAAGAGTAGAGATAGGCCGAAGGATGTGGGAAAAAAATGGAACTGAAAAATGTATTTACTAAATCTGAGCTAAAGAATTCATGTTTTATGATTatgagtttttaatttaatgggtGTGTAAGTCACTCAGTATAACAATATAAAAGCATAGTATGCCCAGTGTATAGGGTACAAAGAACTCATATCTATTTTACGTTAAAGgagtattaaaaatttaaaataatccaCCAATCGATCTATATACAAATCCATACCATTCTATCGAACAGtactaataaatttaatagattGGATTAATTTACTTTATGTTACGAAAAATGTCATTTCACACTCTTCAATTATTAAGTGAAATTTGTGTgaatttgagtaaaaaaatatgaatttaacaagtcttattttttctttggaaaatctTAGTACATTTCAACGAGTTAAATGAATCTTACATTCTTACTCCTTATTTAATCAGTGCATTGGTGATGTTTCTCGTTAAGTTGTGTTGACATAGATTTGGATTGGATCTTATTTTCAATATCATTTTGACTAAGAATATGGATTATATCACATGTGAATAAGGATACAATAAGCAAATAATTTACTGCTGCTTGAATATGCCAAAACCAAGGACAAATGACAAAAATCAACGAGATCACTATCCATTCATGGTTCACTCTTGGCCACAAATTCAACATATCCTAATCCCTTAACGAAATCCAACTAGCTAGAAAATAAAATCTCCACGTTCGACCATCGATACAGTGGTCGCATAACGTAGTTTTGGTTTGAAGAAAAATGAATCTAAAGGATTCAAAGTTGATTTGCTCTTTCATActgcttaattttcttttcttcagttGTTTTGCAGCTGATAATCTCCCGTGCCCTCCAAAATCTACTATCCCACCTTCCTCTTCACCGCAGAAATGCCCCAAAGACACGCTCAAGTTTGGTGTGTGTGGAAGTTGGTTAGGCTTGGTTAAAGAAGTAATTGGGACAAAACCAAGTGAAGAGTGCTGCATCCTTTTGAAAGGTCTCGCTGATCTTGAAGCAGCACTGTGTTTGTGCACAGCTATTAAAGCCAATGTGTTGGGAGCTGTCAAGGTCAAAGTGCATGTTGCTGTTAGTTTGCTTGTTAATGCTTGTGGAAAGAAGGTTCCATCTGGATTTGTATGTGCTTAGAATTTAGAGATACTGTCTCTGTCTTTTCGGTATTTGTCATAGTTGcttttagttaaataatttaaatgcatATTGGACTTCAATTTGTTTGGGGATACTGAAGTTGACAAAGCTGTATATATCTTCCGAACATGTTGAACTCTAAATTTGATCAATGTATAATTCGATTCTTTACTTCCCCTGTAATTAATGTTGACATGTTAAGAAAAGCATCTAATCATGTGGTTCTCCTGTTTCACTCCAATTTTAATGGGGCAAATGATGTGCAAACATAGTTAACATGTGTAGTGTTTAACCAAACTGGAGGCCAaatatctcaattttaaaatagataaatcaAAATAACGAATTGAGTAAAATAGagggaccaaaattatatttaagcatAAAATGTTGTATACTATCGTTAAGATCAATATACTTAAGAATAAAATGTTGACCTCAATAAATACTATTTAAGAGCTCTTACGAATTTAGGGGACGATTAGTAGCAAGAAAGTTTTTACTTTTCTGGAAATCATTATTTctatgaatttataaaatacatTTGGTTTAATATACTTCTTGGGAAATAAAAATTCCCACCTTTCGTTACATTATAAATTTCTTAggtatataagaatttttttacaaatatacccttcattaaaataaatttccaaatggTTGAATCATCTCCTTAACaactttgacattttttaattattatttttggcttTGTATTCATAGAATCACATTATGAAAGCCAATGATTGACTGTTATTGTCAAAATTGGTATTGCGATAGAAAAATAAACGCAAGTGATCTATATCACATAATGCTTAACAAGATTAATGTCAAATATAAAATCttgatacaattaaaaaaacattcaaagtacataaatataaaaattaaaatctaccATAAAtattatgatgcaatcctacccccccccccccaagggcattggatagaagactaaagaagattgggtcagagatgcaggagaataTCCTTgggttctcatgagtcttaggatagattttgggtTCATTGGCTAAGTACGAgttcacttatctttgtacatattagattagggtttcattatttttgggccttgtatttagggctccatagtgtagggagggtaccctagtaatttaggatttttcagcccttgtattttagggcaccaagactagtttttgtattaggggtagttttgtaatttcacatgcattaagtgcacatgatatagtcacactttgtacatgtctttcatgctttacatgcctcatccacatggagctacatcatacTACTTCAATGAATATGTTGTAATTAATGATACATAGTCA contains:
- the LOC100306451 gene encoding alpha-amylase inhibitor/lipid transfer/seed storage family protein precursor, producing MNLKDSKLICSFILLNFLFFSCFAADNLPCPPKSTIPPSSSPQKCPKDTLKFGVCGSWLGLVKEVIGTKPSEECCILLKGLADLEAALCLCTAIKANVLGAVKVKVHVAVSLLVNACGKKVPSGFVCA